CAGGCACCCAAATTACTAGATGACATTCTTCGGCGATACTCACAGCATGATCTATTTGCTGCTTTTAACTAtcttaaagagaaaaaagttttgGTAAGTCGTTATCAATCTCTCATTGTTTGCATTAATTGCATCAGATGTGATGTTGATTGGTTATGTGCTTAAATTGACCCTGTGCTGTTGATTGCTGTAGTCATCTTTATATTGGTCATCATGTGAAATAGTAACATgcctcataattttataaagcaTTTTAATTACCATGTATGAGCCAGATTATGTTTTCACATGTGTGTGGGTGTGTAGACTCATTTCTAAACCGTAAAGCCTGTTTTAAATGAAgtaatatttatcttataagAGAGTTGTAGCTTAACATAAGGAAAACGATATGCAACATGGTtatatatttgaaggcagtTGCTAAGAGAATATTATGTCAAAATTGACTTAATTTGGTGATAAAATATCTATATTCATGTTGTCAGTATTAGAATTAAGCACATGTAAACAAGAGATAAGCACATGCATAACTCAGATTAGCTGTTACTGATTTTTAGCTGATTGAGTAATTAATTCCTGTATGTTAGCCCTTAGAATTAGCATCAGATTCCATTCTATTGAATTCTGTACAGATTATAAATACTCTCCATTTTAGCTGATTATTCGCATAATTCGCCAAATTCTATCCGCATGTTACATGTACAAAGGTTTACAAGgattaaaatatacataaaagttGCTACATGTCCCCCCAATATAGGTTGTACATCCTTGTGTATTTGGAAAAATACCTAATACCTATTCAAGCTATGAAATTCACTTCAAAATCATTGGTAGCCACACACTCTTGGGACGTGAGTTTGGAACTAACTCAATCCCAAAAGTTAGCTCATGGGGCGAGGATTGtcttccacttatatattctatcttgGCGCTATCTttagccgatgtgggacttcgAGTTTTCCCAATACACACACTATTAAATCCCAAATAAGATAAAAGTAATCAGGGTCACTATAGTGTTGTTCTTAATTCTCAGATTTACTAAGACTCAATTTTACTGATAACTCATTACTAACTGTAATGGACATTTTCCTTTGACCTTAAAAGACATCATGGATGTTGCCTTAGATTTCTGAAGAGGTTAAAACTATGATGAGCAAAGCAACCTGAATGTGTGTGTGTGCCCACTTTAAGATAGTTTCTGGTACTGTtgccatttattttaatttcactcTCCACTttaagatttattttactacctggtttatttttctcttcctttctcctttTTCTCACTAGTTAATGTTTTATATAGACAACCTGAACAtgtgcatgtgtgtgtgtgccCATGCATGTTTTTGTACAAATTCTAATTACATCGACATTTGACAGGTTGGGGGCACTGGCAATGAACGTTTTGAACTATCACAACATTTCTTGCAgagtgtttccaagtcaccatTTCCATttaatactggaaagcaagctGTTAAATTTTCTGCATGGCTGGAGGAAAGAGGCAAAGACCTCACAGAAGTGGGCGCTAATCTTGCTGAAGATCTACAATGTGGGGACATTTTTCATTTGCTTGCTTTAGTCTCGTCGGGTGAACTTTCAATTTCTCCATTCCTACCAGATAATGGTGTTGGAGAGGCTGAGGACTTGAGAAGTGCAAAGCGTAAATATGATACTACCGAGTCTTCATATAGTGATAAAGCCAAAAAGTCAAAATCCTTCTTTGGAGTAGAAGGTGAAATTATTTCTCGTCGGGAAAAAGGTTTTCCTGGTATCATCATTTCTGCACACCAAACAACAATTTCAAGAgctgatattttaaatttgttgaagGATAATGATAACTATGGCCAAACTTTTGACGAAGATTTCCAATTAAACATTGGCCAAAGCAGTAATTATTCACTTCCTGACAATATCTTGGAAATCACTAAATCTTCTGACCCTGTACCTCTGGAAGAAAATCATAGTGAATCACCCTGGGAAGCTATGGCAGGCTATGCACGACATTTGTTGTCAGAATATTCCAATAAAAAACATGCATATGCAATTTGTGCTGAGGTCTTCAGGGTTGTTTATGCTGCCATCCAAAAGGCTGGTGACCAAGGATTAAGCATGGGAGAAATTTCCCGGGTTATAAACTTGCCAGGTATAGATTCTGAGATTTAGCCAAGCATAAATTTGACTTGAAATcgattaatatatttatatagattttcaattatttatacttTGAAAATGATTATTGTTCTTTGGCTTTGTCTTCCAGGAGCAGAGACAGATGTCTTGATTGTTGATGCTCTTCAAGCATTTGAGCAAGCCTTAAAGGTTCCTCCCTCCTTTTCCTTGTTTCAATAGTTTATTGCATGTGTTTGTTTGCAACTAATGGTTTGACCCAACAGAAAGCAAGTTTTTTCCCTACTTCTACACATACCATGGCTTGAGACCCAAAATCATATTCAAACACAACCCAAGTACTAAACCATGTTTTTTCATAACTTGTTATTTTTGGATCAGGTTAATGCTTATGATACTGTCCGTGTTGTTGATGTCTTATACCGTCACAAGTACTTTTTGACACCTATGTCTGATTTTCATCTTTGTGTTGTACAACCTTCCTCAacaaaaaccatcaagaaaagtGATCATACATGTGAGCTTTATGAATTGGAGGTATGCAAACTCTATAATGCtactttatttaatatatttgaaatttcataCAACTTTGAA
The nucleotide sequence above comes from Glycine soja cultivar W05 chromosome 11, ASM419377v2, whole genome shotgun sequence. Encoded proteins:
- the LOC114375646 gene encoding uncharacterized protein LOC114375646 isoform X3, which translates into the protein MDFDFIISRMGFAPVETTDPQAPKLLDDILRRYSQHDLFAAFNYLKEKKVLVGGTGNERFELSQHFLQSVSKSPFPFNTGKQAVKFSAWLEERGKDLTEVGANLAEDLQCGDIFHLLALVSSGELSISPFLPDNGVGEAEDLRSAKRKYDTTESSYSDKAKKSKSFFGVEGEIISRREKGFPGIIISAHQTTISRADILNLLKDNDNYGQTFDEDFQLNIGQSSNYSLPDNILEITKSSDPVPLEENHSESPWEAMAGYARHLLSEYSNKKHAYAICAEVFRVVYAAIQKAGDQGLSMGEISRVINLPGAETDVLIVDALQAFEQALKVNAYDTVRVVDVLYRHKYFLTPMSDFHLCVVQPSSTKTIKKSDHTCELYELEDGVFYIICTC
- the LOC114375646 gene encoding uncharacterized protein LOC114375646 isoform X2 yields the protein MVNVYGQVNESLAISNVVELFKLVFLSTSTDPQAPKLLDDILRRYSQHDLFAAFNYLKEKKVLVGGTGNERFELSQHFLQSVSKSPFPFNTGKQAVKFSAWLEERGKDLTEVGANLAEDLQCGDIFHLLALVSSGELSISPFLPDNGVGEAEDLRSAKRKYDTTESSYSDKAKKSKSFFGVEGEIISRREKGFPGIIISAHQTTISRADILNLLKDNDNYGQTFDEDFQLNIGQSSNYSLPDNILEITKSSDPVPLEENHSESPWEAMAGYARHLLSEYSNKKHAYAICAEVFRVVYAAIQKAGDQGLSMGEISRVINLPGAETDVLIVDALQAFEQALKVNAYDTVRVVDVLYRHKYFLTPMSDFHLCVVQPSSTKTIKKSDHTCELYELEDGVFYIICTC